One Aquarana catesbeiana isolate 2022-GZ linkage group LG04, ASM4218655v1, whole genome shotgun sequence genomic region harbors:
- the LOC141141599 gene encoding LOW QUALITY PROTEIN: left-right determination factor 1-like (The sequence of the model RefSeq protein was modified relative to this genomic sequence to represent the inferred CDS: substituted 1 base at 1 genomic stop codon), whose product MIVMFSFCSLVCIIGLHSRWSXHFSLKGGLSEGHIRQLAVSKGFTHPIPSFLLIGRVFLASRKMNPEILIRLSWLLSAMLFSTTSGFTPEDIKEALLKKLNLPEVPRLTKRDTENLMVPRHIQAKYISMLNKHKERRKRSLPSLAGILRGITGNADISGEVLYTDSTKQTLVFGMESRIPQNSEVTMAELKLFKLPPTIMGIPDRRLQRPVNNARVSVYFVEVLSDGSNRTSLVDSRLVPIMESGWRSFDVTNAVHYWMRSSGQSNMHLEIRVDGERHGNFAAEMAKLVRFTTQNPTDNIVGKPELVLYTLNLDDHGARGDCSAPGAKKDNICCREEYFINFRELTWTQYWIIEPAGYNAFRCTGACKQPHSQALKYHYRERTCAVVESSPLPVMYLVKKDDYTEIEVAEFPNMIVERCGCTSDNISII is encoded by the exons atgatagTT ATGTTCTCCTTTTGTTCCCTAGTTTGCATTATTGGCTTGCACAGCAGGTGGTCCTAGCACTTCTCTTTAAAAGGAGGACTTTCAGAGGGCCACATCAGACAGCTTGCAGTAAGCAAGGGCTTTACACATCCcattccctctttcctccttattggACGTGTCTTCTTGGCTTCAAGAAAGATGAACCCCGAGATCCTCATCAGACTGAGCTGGCTTCTCAGTGCCATGCTTTTCTCAACCACCAGTGGATTTACTCCCGAAGACATCAAAGAAGCCTTGCTGAAGAAACTTAACCTGCCTGAGGTCCCCAGGCTGACCAAACGGGACACTGAGAATCTGATGGTCCCCAGACACATCCAGGCCAAGTACATATCGATGCTCAACAAGCACAAGGAGAGGAGAAAGAGGTCCCTTCCCAGCCTAGCTGGAATTCTCAGAGGAATCACAGGAAATGCAG ATATTTCTGGAGAAGTGTTGTACACCGACTCCACCAAGCAGACCCTGGTCTTTGGCATGGAGTCCAGGATCCCCCAGAACAGTGAGGTCACCATGGCTGAACTGAAGCTCTTCAAACTGCCCCCTACCATTATGGGTATACCTGACAGACGCTTGCAAAGGCCCGTCAACAATGCAAGAGTTAGCGTCTACTTTGTGGAGGTTTTAAGCGACGGAAGCAACAGGACCTCTCTTGTGGATTCCAG GCTGGTACCCATCATGGAGTCTGGTTGGAGAAGTTTTGATGTGACAAATGCTGTCCATTATTGGATGAGAAGTAGCGGACAGTCAAATATGCACTTGGAGATCAGAGTAGATGGCGAGAGACACGGCAACTTCGCTGCAGAGATGGCAAAGTTGGTTCGATTTACTACCCAGAATCCCACCGACAACATTGTGGGCAAACCTGAACTGGTCCTATACACTCTCAACCTTGATGACCATGG tgcccgTGGAGACTGTTCAGCCCCTGGAGCAAAAAAGGACAATATCTGCTGCAGGGAAGAGTATTTCATCAACTTCCGAGAACTGACCTGGACCCAGTACTGGATCATAGAGCCCGCTGGGTACAATGCTTTCCGCTGCACCGGGGCGTGTAAGCAGCCTCATTCTCAAGCCCTCAAGTATCACTACAGAGAGAGGACCTGTGCTGTGGTGGAGAGTTCCCCTTTACCTGTCATGTACTTGGTCAAAAAGGACGACTATACAGAAATAGAAGTAGCTGAGTTTCCTAACATGATCGTCGAGAGGTGTGGGTGTACCTCAGACAACATTTCCATTATCTAA